Proteins found in one Drosophila innubila isolate TH190305 chromosome X, UK_Dinn_1.0, whole genome shotgun sequence genomic segment:
- the LOC117788073 gene encoding uncharacterized protein LOC117788073: MTTSACPLAASNNDSNNNSKTANTRITTTTTQTAKPQPPLSARRRPQNLKFSLLLLAILMCQLQQFAGGGAGCVALAMAAPAPVPVSPPAPSPAAPLSGLATSTSTVVSRPTTRNRTRRLHKRHDQPSFKERFHLELNSSALDWSNGCGGNYEQAQPLVKPHKRCAKHKKNKTRRELRQLRVNNKLRHTVNTLSAPDTSANQAIDISQRNIWKVQSSQYTFLPRINISAAHHMPLRRVHHDLQFYVAAFSYLRHAQLHFDYEFLQKQSVLSSELGRYRQSAREVLCLVEEAINNTNKLYAPSHKNTQKNQRGGKVVTLGLIKTVPRLPMEKRLMKFKTPLVELHKQAVLAANNKPAATPRTLHELDALFLKYQYIQYLKQMTQLLGKLRERNCSSKSPRKTTPRLKPLQKRPKQT; the protein is encoded by the exons ACGACAAGTGCTTGTCCGCTCGcagccagcaacaacgacagcaacaacaacagcaaaacggCCAACACaaggataacaacaacaacgacgcaGACGGCGAAGCCGCAACCGCCGCTCAGCGCCCGAAGACGTCCACAAAATCTCAAATTCTCGCTGCTTCTGCTCGCCATCCTCATGTGCCAGCTGCAGCAATTTGCTGGCGGCGGCGCCGGCTGCGTCGCTCTCGCAATGGCAGCTCCCGCTCCCGTTCCCGTTTCCCCTCCCGCTCCCTCTCCCGCTGCACCACTGAGTGGTCTGGCCACATCCACATCGACAGTCGTATCCAGACCTACGACCAGGAATCGCACGCGAAGACTGCACAAGCGACATGACCAGCCCAGCTTCAAGGAGCGATTCCACTTGGAGCTCAACAGTTCCGCACTTGACTGGAGCAACGGATGCGGGGGCAACTATGAGCAGGCACAGCCCTTGGTGAAACCACATAAGCGATGTGCCAAGCATAAAAAG AATAAAACTCGCCGTGAGCTGCGCCAACTGAGAGTTAACAATAAACTCCGACATACCGTTAACACGCTCTCGGCGCCGGACACATCCGCCAATCAGGCCATTGACATTTCACAGCGAAACATATGGAAGGTCCAAAGCAGCCAATACACTTTTCTGCCTCGCATTAATATCAGTGCTGCCCATCAT ATGCCACTGCGTCGCGTACATCACGATCTGCAATTCTATGTTGCCGCATTCAGTTATCTGCGCCACGCCCAGCTGCACTTTGACTACGAGTTCCTGCAAAAGCAGAGCGTCCTGTCCTCCGAGCTTGGCCGCTACCGCCAAAGTGCACGGGAAGTGCTCTGTTTGGTGGAGGAGGCCATAAATAACACCAATAAGCTGTATGCGCCCAGtcacaaaaacacacagaaGAATCAACGCGGTGGCAAGGTGGTTACCTTGGGTCTGATCAAGACCGTGCCACGGCTGCCCATGGAGAAGCGTCTGATGAAGTTCAAGACGCCGCTGGTGGAGCTGCACAAACAGGCGGTGCTTGCGGCCAACAACAAGCCAGCTGCCACTCCACGCACACTCCATGAGCTGGATGCACTCTTCCTTAAGTATCAGTACATCCAGTATCTCAAGCAGATGACGCAACTGCTGGGCAAGCTACGCGAGAggaactgcagcagcaaaagtCCCAGGAAGACGACACCTCGTCTTAAGCCACTTCAGAAGCGGCCAAAGCAGACGTAG